CCAAAAAGCTATATATTTGCAGTCCAAAAAATTAGCAAAAACCTAGTAATAATATTTTTTTTAAGGAAAAATGACTAAAGCAGATATTGTAAACGAGATTACAAAGAAAACCGGTATTGACAAGACAACCGTTCTTACAACAGTTGAAGCATTCATGGATGCCGTAAAAGATTCGTTGTCTAACGATGAGAATGTATACCTTCGTGGATTTGGTAGCTTCGTGGTGAAGAAAAGAGCCCAGAAGACTGCTCGCAACATTTCCAAGAATACTACTATCATCATCCCCGAGCACAACATTCCGGCTTTCAAACCGGCTAAGACATTTACAATCTCAGTAAAAAAATAAATTTAACAAGAGTATTAACCCATAAAATGTGAAGCTATGCCAAGCGGAAAGAAGAAAAAAAGACATAAAATGTCTACGCACAAGCGTAAAAAAAGACTAAGAAAGAACAGACATAAAAGCAAAAAATAATTTTTAAGTCTGGATCACACAGAAATAAAGAACAAACTTGCGAAGCTCGATGTCTTTCAAGTTTGTTCTTTGTTTAAGTAGCTAACCCAAAATGAACAATTTGTCAAAAAAGTTGTTCATAGTAAATGAGATTCAATCAATAATAAGGAAACAAAACAGTGACAAGTGAACTAGTAGTTGACGTACAACCCAAAGAGGTCTCTATCGCTCTTCTCGAAGATAAGAGTCTGGTGGAACTTCAAAGCGAAGGGAGAAACATTTCTTTCTCCGTGGGCAATATGTATTTGGGACGTATCAAGAAATTGATGCCCGGTCTGAATGCATGTTTCGTGGACGTCGGTTACGAGAAAGACGCTTTCCTTCATTATCTTGACCTGGGTCCTCAATTTAACTCACTCGAAAAGTTTATAAAGCAGACTTTAAGCGACAAGAAGAAGCTGACTTCTATCAGCAAAGCAACCCTACTTCCCGATCTTGACAAGGACGGAACCGTATCCAACACACTCAAGGTGGGACAAGAAGTAGTGGTGCAAATTGTAAAGGAACCTATCTCCACTAAGGGACCGCGACTGACGTCCGAGATTTCATTTGCCGGACGCTACCTCGTGCTTATCCCTTTCAATGACAAGGTTTCTGTTTCGCAAAAAATTAAATCGAGCGAAGAACGCGCCCGCCTGAAACAGTTGCTGATGAGCATCAAGCCGAAAAATTTCGGTGTCATCGTCCGCACGGTAGCCGAAGGCAAACGCGTAGCCGAACTCGACGGAGAGCTTAGAGTCCTGGTTAAACATTGGGAAGATGCAATGGCTAAAGTACAGAAAGCCACCAAGTATCCGACGTTGATTTATGAAGAAACCAGTCGCGCCGTAGGTTTGTTGCGCGACCTCTTCAACCCTTCTTTTGAGAATATTCACGTCAACGACGAGGCTGTGTACAACGAAATCAAAGACTATGTATCACTGATCGCGCCCGACCGGGCAAACATCGTGAAACTGTACAAAGGCCAGCTTCCCATTTACGACAATTTCGGTATCACCAAGCAGATTAAATCATCGTTTGGTAAAACAGTCTCTTACAAGAGTGGTGCCTATCTGATTATTGAGCACACTGAGGCGCTTCACGTAGTAGACGTGAACAGCGGTAACCGCACCAAGAATGCCAACGGGCAGGAAGGTAACGCACTCGAAGTAAACCTGGGAGCCGCCGACGAGCTGGCTCGCCAACTGCGATTAAGAGATATGGGTGGTATCATTGTCGTAGACTTCATCGACATGAATGAAGCCGAAAACCGTCAGAAGCTTTATGAACGGATGTGTGCCAATATGCAGAAAGACAGGGCACGGCATAATATTCTGCCGCTCAGCAAATTCGGGCTGATGCAGATTACACGCCAGCGTGTGCGTCCGGCTATGGACGTCAACACGACCGAAATTTGTCCTACCTGCTTCGGAAAAGGCACTATCAAGTCGTCCATTCTCTTTACGGACACTTTGGAGAGTAAAATTGATTATCTGGTCAACAAACTGAAGGTTAAGAAATTCTCGTTACACGTCCATCCGTATGTTGCCGCCTACATCAATCAGGGACTCGTTTCCCTGAAACGGAAATGGCAGATGAAATACGGATTCGGTATCAAGGTTATTCCAAGTCAGAAACTCGCTTTCTTACAATATGTGTTCTATGATACACATGGAGAAGAAATCGACATGAAGGAAGAAATCGAAATCAAATAGACAGAAAAGGCGGCTCGCGGGAAACGGGTCGCCTTTTTGTTTCTATCATTCTAATTTTTCAATTTCTTCGGTTGTAAGTCCGGTACATTCCGAAATTAGTTCGAGAGAAAGACCTTTGGATTTCATGATACGGGCTGTTACTTCCTTTTCTTTCTGCATCCCTTTCTGCATCCCCTTCTTTTCAGCAAAATCCAGCGTATTGAAATAGTCATTGTAGACTTTCCATTCTTCTTCGTACTGTGCTCTTTCTTCCTGGGTCATATTTGCTTTGGAAGCCAGCTTTTCCAGTCGTTCGAAGACGGCTTTTCGTGCCTTAAAAGGCATTCTGTCAAGTGTATCCATATGCTTTAATATATAAATCCAGCGTTCAAAATCCGTATTGCATTCATCCTCTTCTTTATTAAAGTTTGGCAATTCGATAAAGATTTGCCGAAACTTGTCATTAAAGAGCTTTCCTGTAGCCCGGTCGGATAAGACAACATCTGTCCTTATCGTTGCAGGCATGTCCTTGTCCATTACAAAGTTCATGAAGAACACTCCATATACAGCATCCAACCGGAAATTCCATTGTCCCCTTTTGGCTTGTTGCGTAATGGCCCTTGAGAGATAGAAAAGAGCACGGTCCTTAAAATAAGGTTGTTCCCGATTCTGCATTTCCACGATAATACGCTCACCTGTATCGGTCATGCAGTAGATATCGTAGATGATCCCTCGTTCATTTTTTACTTCCGGCTGTTGTTCGTTGTTGAGGAACTGAATGTCGGTTATCACATGCTCTCCTACGAGCAAATCATTTAAGAAGCTGATTAATAACTCCTTTTCTACCTCTCTGCCGAATAAAAACTTAAAGCCGTAATCGGTAAAGGGATTAATAAATCTTCCCATTATACGTGTTGATTGTGTATCTTACAACAAAGATAAGGCTTTTTTGTTGAATAAGAACTGGTTGGAATAAAAAATGAGTTGTTCACAAAGAACATTTTTCCTTTAGAATAAGAGAGAAGGAGATGTAAGGACGAAAAGCCCGGACTTTCGCAAGCACGGGCTTTTTGTATTCTCAAGACATCCCCCTTTCATAGGGGAAATCATGACCGGCTAATTGTGACCGGTATAATAAGGGAGATGCATTAAGAGTTAGCAAAAGGGATGTCAGTGGGAAATTATTAGGAAGACATCCCTTTTCTTAAGAAGCACAGCATAGAAGGATTGACTTTCACAAGCGAATGGCTTCGTACTGGTGCTTCTCGGAGTTTTCTTCACCACGAGGGTGAAGAAGGGTTTATCTTGTTGATTTCAAAGATATCTCCCGGTCTTTCAGAAAATGAATCCGGGAATCACGAGAGATATCGTCTGATACATCAAAGGCTTATTACCATGCAGGAACTGTAACTGTTACAGTTTTAGCCTCCATAGCACCCCAAGGAGATTTAGGAGTAACTGTTACTTTTACTTCCATTGGTTTTGCACTTACAGACCAATCGGCTGCCGTTGTTGTTAATTTGAGCACGCCTTTAGCAATAGTAGGTTCAAAGAAGCCATTATTAGCACCTTCTTCCATTACATATTCTACATCGAAACCATATATAGTCATAGGATCATTGCTGTCGTAAATATTCTCAGCAGCTTCCGGCCATATTTTGTTTTCAGCAGCAGTAGCATCTTTCCAAACAAGAGCAGTTTTCAAATCAAGACCTTCTTTTCTCTTTTCTATTGAAGTTACATCATAAGTAAGTTTACCTTGATCTTCCGGTTTTTCTGCGCTATATGCAAATGTTCCGTTCAGTTTATCAGCAGGAATTGTCACTGCAATTTCTTTAGAGAATACTTCATGTTCACCGCACTTTCCTGTCAGTGTTACTTTAATAGGATCACCTTCGTAAGAATTAGTTACAGTTACATCACCACTTTCAGTTACAGTGACACCTGTAATAGAAACTTCACCTTCAGCAAGAACAGGAGCAAACTTTAAAGTAGCACCGGAACCTAAGCCAGCAAAACTGCTCTCAACAGCTGCATAGTTAGAATAAAGCTCTTTCAGGTTTCTTGTTGCTGTTACAGCTGTATAATTACTTTCCTGAGTACCTGCACCTGTAAATGTACGACCCAGTACTGCTTTACTTCCGTCCCAAGTCTGAGCATTATCTATTAGTTTGAAAGCTGCATCATTTGCATCAGGATAGCTTATCGTTACACCTTTCACTGTTACATCAATGCTCTTGTTGCCGTCTTGACTAGTAATTCTAGTAGTAATATCAGTAGCTTCGCATACTGTGCTTGCAGGAACTTTCAAGACAAGAGCACCGCTAGAACTGCCCAACTTAATTGTCTGAGTTACCGGAACTGCTGTAAATGTACAATTGTTGAAATTATCAACGCCCAATGCTTCCTTTATCTTAGCTACGGCAGCTACGGTAGCACTTTCTGCAGTTACATCGAGTGTATATGATTTTTCTGCGCCATTCCACAGAAGAGGTAATTGCGCAGCAGCAAGTACAACTTCTTGTGCTTCACCTTCAGTGATCAATTTAACCTCTCCATAATCACCAGTATATTCTACTGTTTTTTCAGAAGAAGCACCCAGACCAGACACTGTTATTGTATACGATACTTTCGCCTTGTTACTTACTTCTGCTGCTTCTTTTGCAGACAACACGCCTGCTTCAGACAATTCAAAATTAGCGGCATTAGTACCTCCCAGAGTTAACTCCATAGGGAACTTATCTGCAGAAATTCCATATTGACTTAGCTTCGTTCTTGTGTCGGCTTCGCCTTCAACATCTCCATTATTATCTACTGATGAATAAACTGTCAAAGTATAGTCACCACCCGTTTTATAGTCGATAGTGTTTCCTTTAACTAATGTTGCCGGCTTTTCTTTCGGAGTCCACTCTACCTTGCTAATATACAGATTATTCTTCACAGCAACGAAATAGTTTGAAGAAATATCATTCAAAGTCTTCGCCTCACCTTCAACTTTATCCGTCAGTGTCAAAGCGATTGCATAGCTAGCTGCTGCCTTACTAGCATCTAAAGTCACCTCAAT
The nucleotide sequence above comes from Bacteroides caccae. Encoded proteins:
- a CDS encoding HU family DNA-binding protein produces the protein MTKADIVNEITKKTGIDKTTVLTTVEAFMDAVKDSLSNDENVYLRGFGSFVVKKRAQKTARNISKNTTIIIPEHNIPAFKPAKTFTISVKK
- a CDS encoding Rpn family recombination-promoting nuclease/putative transposase, which encodes MGRFINPFTDYGFKFLFGREVEKELLISFLNDLLVGEHVITDIQFLNNEQQPEVKNERGIIYDIYCMTDTGERIIVEMQNREQPYFKDRALFYLSRAITQQAKRGQWNFRLDAVYGVFFMNFVMDKDMPATIRTDVVLSDRATGKLFNDKFRQIFIELPNFNKEEDECNTDFERWIYILKHMDTLDRMPFKARKAVFERLEKLASKANMTQEERAQYEEEWKVYNDYFNTLDFAEKKGMQKGMQKEKEVTARIMKSKGLSLELISECTGLTTEEIEKLE
- a CDS encoding Rne/Rng family ribonuclease — its product is MTSELVVDVQPKEVSIALLEDKSLVELQSEGRNISFSVGNMYLGRIKKLMPGLNACFVDVGYEKDAFLHYLDLGPQFNSLEKFIKQTLSDKKKLTSISKATLLPDLDKDGTVSNTLKVGQEVVVQIVKEPISTKGPRLTSEISFAGRYLVLIPFNDKVSVSQKIKSSEERARLKQLLMSIKPKNFGVIVRTVAEGKRVAELDGELRVLVKHWEDAMAKVQKATKYPTLIYEETSRAVGLLRDLFNPSFENIHVNDEAVYNEIKDYVSLIAPDRANIVKLYKGQLPIYDNFGITKQIKSSFGKTVSYKSGAYLIIEHTEALHVVDVNSGNRTKNANGQEGNALEVNLGAADELARQLRLRDMGGIIVVDFIDMNEAENRQKLYERMCANMQKDRARHNILPLSKFGLMQITRQRVRPAMDVNTTEICPTCFGKGTIKSSILFTDTLESKIDYLVNKLKVKKFSLHVHPYVAAYINQGLVSLKRKWQMKYGFGIKVIPSQKLAFLQYVFYDTHGEEIDMKEEIEIK
- a CDS encoding coiled-coil domain-containing protein — its product is MKKNFVRVMLFGALTLAVTTTVTSCKDYDDDIKGLQEQVDNIKSTNPVSTEDMKAAVDAATKALEKKVKDLQDLVDGKVTATDLEAKIKELEGKLAAGDKTVADALAAAKTELTELINGKASQATVDAINRDIEALKGMKTTLQALIDAENKFIANPEDLSGFENTSFDKFINQSIINALNDKGENKGAIAQYVIEAVQAGVASNAKALNEHIEGLGITGVKDLTGFVDKIYNEIFKENGVIKKQLDSLDELLKAINAHVGTEEGQSKDYAALINEIVAAKNALTALQIPEGKTFGEAVQGIIDTELTNVESTLGKLKAELEAEITALKGMIQSIVYVPEYADGLVQLSTFYAKFGSNGNAADWEPMISGGDVKVRFRVSPSSAAKELIDNFGQATAKYNVAVDYQTVKTRATGELFNITKIEAVEDEANLIEVTLDASKAAASYAIALTLTDKVEGEAKTLNDISSNYFVAVKNNLYISKVEWTPKEKPATLVKGNTIDYKTGGDYTLTVYSSVDNNGDVEGEADTRTKLSQYGISADKFPMELTLGGTNAANFELSEAGVLSAKEAAEVSNKAKVSYTITVSGLGASSEKTVEYTGDYGEVKLITEGEAQEVVLAAAQLPLLWNGAEKSYTLDVTAESATVAAVAKIKEALGVDNFNNCTFTAVPVTQTIKLGSSSGALVLKVPASTVCEATDITTRITSQDGNKSIDVTVKGVTISYPDANDAAFKLIDNAQTWDGSKAVLGRTFTGAGTQESNYTAVTATRNLKELYSNYAAVESSFAGLGSGATLKFAPVLAEGEVSITGVTVTESGDVTVTNSYEGDPIKVTLTGKCGEHEVFSKEIAVTIPADKLNGTFAYSAEKPEDQGKLTYDVTSIEKRKEGLDLKTALVWKDATAAENKIWPEAAENIYDSNDPMTIYGFDVEYVMEEGANNGFFEPTIAKGVLKLTTTAADWSVSAKPMEVKVTVTPKSPWGAMEAKTVTVTVPAW